Proteins encoded by one window of Chondromyces crocatus:
- a CDS encoding MYXO-CTERM sorting domain-containing protein: MVDPGQGMVSKRGRLAVVALLGLASLGAGGLPEFGPERTVSEESWRDEVSARRFVTVTSGSEGFLVGWRAGLPDVSASVARAIRLDSSGQPVDAHEFTLSARSGYQAGAPALAAGHDEYLALWHEPNFLGVAAQNSLLRAALVRPSPSPGDATRNPVIARFPVHNGSWDNGSLAVAFDDRVNRSTSNRYLVVHRAHEGLVAQWIDPVTRSAGQTTVLRGAPFLSSGFGDQLALACGAAGCLVVWKETDESHTRVLARTIAVQDAPDALGPVVEAWNPQPASPSTLELSADGDDYLLAIGTTAPMLGVIRLDSGGAPLAIQPVPLQMTGYVFGSALARSEAHHHLLAWHGMIGALPSVFSTTVNTASSSEPPIVTDVQIPVLNVHNESFASGLACSVQGPRCLLGYVSGEWGDMGQLFTVPLTRDRASVDGLPRQVPERPALQRAPSVACDRAGACFSVWHEPGQMTGGSGEVVGALLDGTSGDPLEFGVGPVNLFGASFVYAKLAVAAAPALGTSHRFAVAWTGTRDNRWQDEVGVLASLLNGSREPEPVTIIQPSTQRVFQGPALTASERYYLVAWVEQVNGEATRRCKAARLGFDENPATIPSVQVSLEPTTGEDAVPMETAPLAIYNGRDFVVVWEARRGGRTFLYGQRLTTGGAQLTTLGEPFELLETIPSDEGSAFALASDGEGSSLLVWNQADPSGSLLHSLKATRFSSVGDRLETPFVISEGPRAFRPRAVFDGNSYLVTWSDGSGDGELIHGAWIGKDGRRLSLESSPLSPHPSTDAAPATPREPALASAGGGRTMLVTVRDRFEDETGYVDMERVRAMWLGSPCNFEMPEVLCTATPCMEAGWCNPVTRLCEAQVPKPDFTACAGGLCVAGECVQRTPAPQPEPPPPSPDAASPTDASGCGCRTAGDAVPVAPSAPLTLLALLGLGLTRRRATSSRRRPTSDHP; encoded by the coding sequence ATGGTCGACCCGGGTCAGGGGATGGTCAGCAAAAGAGGGCGGCTTGCGGTCGTGGCGTTGCTCGGGCTTGCGTCGCTGGGCGCAGGTGGCTTGCCCGAGTTCGGACCGGAGCGCACCGTCAGCGAAGAAAGCTGGAGAGACGAGGTGTCGGCGCGACGGTTCGTCACGGTCACCTCCGGCTCGGAAGGCTTCCTCGTTGGCTGGCGGGCTGGCCTCCCCGACGTCAGCGCCTCGGTGGCCCGCGCCATTCGCCTCGACTCCAGTGGGCAGCCCGTCGACGCCCACGAGTTCACCCTCAGTGCGAGGTCCGGTTATCAGGCTGGGGCGCCTGCCCTCGCCGCTGGCCACGATGAGTACCTGGCCCTCTGGCATGAACCCAACTTCCTCGGGGTCGCGGCTCAGAACTCGTTGCTCCGCGCCGCCCTCGTCCGACCTTCTCCCAGCCCGGGCGATGCCACCAGAAATCCGGTGATCGCGCGGTTCCCGGTCCACAACGGTAGCTGGGACAACGGCTCACTCGCTGTCGCATTCGACGACAGAGTGAACCGCTCGACGTCGAATCGATACCTGGTCGTCCATCGTGCTCACGAGGGGCTCGTCGCTCAGTGGATTGACCCGGTCACCCGGAGCGCAGGTCAGACGACTGTCCTTCGCGGCGCTCCTTTCCTCTCCTCGGGTTTCGGTGACCAGCTCGCCCTCGCTTGCGGGGCCGCAGGTTGTCTCGTCGTGTGGAAAGAGACCGACGAGAGCCACACGCGCGTCCTCGCGCGGACGATCGCCGTCCAGGATGCGCCGGATGCGCTCGGACCGGTGGTCGAAGCCTGGAACCCGCAGCCTGCTTCTCCGAGCACGCTCGAACTCTCCGCGGATGGTGACGACTATCTCCTCGCCATCGGGACGACGGCTCCCATGCTCGGCGTGATCCGTCTCGACAGTGGCGGCGCACCCCTGGCCATCCAGCCTGTACCCCTCCAGATGACGGGGTATGTCTTCGGCTCTGCGCTGGCGCGAAGCGAAGCACACCATCACCTGCTCGCCTGGCACGGCATGATCGGCGCGCTCCCGAGCGTTTTCTCGACCACCGTGAACACGGCATCGTCGAGCGAGCCGCCGATCGTCACCGATGTCCAGATCCCTGTCCTGAACGTCCACAACGAGTCCTTCGCGTCCGGTCTTGCCTGCTCCGTGCAGGGTCCTCGTTGCCTGCTTGGCTACGTTTCTGGCGAATGGGGGGACATGGGGCAGCTCTTCACGGTTCCTCTCACGCGCGATCGTGCAAGCGTCGATGGTCTCCCGCGGCAGGTCCCGGAGCGACCTGCGCTTCAGCGCGCGCCATCCGTCGCATGTGATCGGGCTGGTGCGTGTTTCTCCGTGTGGCACGAACCCGGGCAGATGACAGGCGGCAGCGGCGAAGTCGTTGGCGCGCTCCTCGACGGGACGAGCGGGGATCCTCTCGAGTTCGGGGTGGGGCCGGTGAACCTCTTCGGCGCCTCCTTCGTGTACGCCAAGCTCGCCGTGGCGGCGGCCCCAGCGCTTGGAACCTCGCACCGCTTTGCGGTCGCCTGGACCGGGACCCGCGACAATCGATGGCAGGACGAGGTCGGCGTGCTGGCGAGCCTTCTCAATGGCTCCCGAGAACCTGAACCCGTCACCATCATCCAGCCCAGCACCCAGAGAGTCTTTCAGGGGCCCGCGCTCACCGCGAGCGAGCGGTATTATCTCGTCGCCTGGGTCGAGCAGGTGAACGGCGAGGCCACGCGGCGATGCAAGGCTGCACGACTCGGTTTCGACGAAAACCCTGCGACGATCCCCAGTGTGCAGGTCTCCCTCGAACCGACGACCGGCGAGGACGCTGTGCCGATGGAGACTGCTCCCCTCGCGATCTACAATGGAAGAGACTTCGTCGTCGTCTGGGAAGCACGACGGGGCGGCCGGACATTTCTCTACGGGCAGCGGCTGACGACCGGAGGGGCGCAGTTGACCACCCTCGGAGAACCCTTCGAGCTCTTGGAGACCATACCGTCGGACGAGGGATCGGCGTTCGCTCTGGCCTCCGACGGCGAAGGCTCCTCTCTTCTCGTCTGGAACCAGGCAGATCCCAGCGGCTCGCTTCTGCATTCGCTCAAGGCAACTCGTTTCAGCTCCGTGGGGGACAGGCTCGAGACACCGTTCGTCATCAGTGAGGGACCGCGCGCCTTTCGGCCCCGCGCGGTTTTTGATGGCAACAGCTACCTCGTGACCTGGAGCGACGGTTCGGGAGACGGCGAGCTGATTCACGGCGCGTGGATAGGCAAGGATGGCAGGCGGCTCTCGCTGGAAAGCAGCCCGCTTTCACCTCACCCGAGCACGGATGCGGCCCCGGCCACCCCGCGTGAGCCGGCGCTCGCCAGTGCAGGTGGCGGCCGCACGATGCTCGTCACCGTCCGTGACCGCTTCGAAGATGAAACGGGCTACGTCGACATGGAACGGGTGAGGGCCATGTGGCTGGGCAGCCCCTGCAACTTCGAGATGCCGGAGGTGCTCTGCACCGCGACCCCCTGCATGGAAGCTGGCTGGTGCAACCCCGTCACCCGCCTCTGCGAAGCCCAGGTCCCCAAGCCCGACTTCACCGCCTGCGCAGGTGGCCTCTGCGTCGCTGGCGAGTGTGTCCAGCGGACGCCGGCTCCGCAGCCCGAGCCGCCGCCCCCTTCCCCCGACGCCGCATCTCCGACCGATGCGTCCGGGTGTGGCTGCCGGACCGCGGGTGATGCCGTCCCTGTCGCCCCATCGGCCCCCCTGACCCTCCTCGCCCTGCTCGGCCTGGGCCTCACCCGTCGCCGAGCGACATCATCCCGTCGCCGCCCGACGTCAGACCACCCGTGA
- a CDS encoding PAS domain-containing protein, which translates to MDVVLELFPEPIALLDRDLNLCERNAAWRRALPTEAQGELPSSLRMAVVSVLEGRLARAEVVVAAQGAAAPSHRCTVILVPGTETRALVHARPLGEGEDEARHRAIAEENEVLRAVIDAMPSLLFLKDRRGRYVMVNKAYADLYETTVEEILQRNQIDVHEGEEGEGYLRVDAEVIRTGREKTLVDRFTHRSGEVHHMQTTKRPIQRRSGEVQVLGFCIDITERYRAEQARDEAVRELSAAVEQAKREAEEKAALAAELDRRLAVIQTQNLEIMTLSAPILEMGASAIGVPLVGELDAQRTAALTERLLRTITDHQVQHVILDLTGIETVDTSTAGRLIGIVRTIGLLGAQAVITGIRPAVAQTLVTLGADLSGVVTQATPRAALRALERQRH; encoded by the coding sequence ATGGACGTCGTCCTCGAACTCTTCCCCGAACCCATCGCTCTCCTCGACCGTGACCTGAACCTCTGCGAGCGCAACGCCGCGTGGCGACGCGCCTTGCCCACCGAAGCGCAGGGAGAGCTGCCGAGCTCCCTGCGGATGGCGGTCGTGTCGGTGCTGGAGGGTCGGCTCGCGCGCGCCGAGGTGGTCGTGGCGGCGCAGGGCGCGGCGGCGCCGAGCCATCGCTGCACGGTGATCCTGGTGCCGGGCACCGAGACGCGAGCGCTGGTCCACGCGCGCCCACTCGGTGAGGGGGAGGACGAGGCGCGCCACCGCGCGATCGCGGAGGAAAACGAGGTGCTCCGGGCGGTGATCGACGCCATGCCGAGCCTGCTCTTCCTGAAGGATCGCCGGGGTCGGTACGTGATGGTGAACAAGGCGTACGCGGATCTCTACGAGACGACGGTGGAGGAGATCCTTCAGCGGAACCAGATCGACGTCCACGAGGGGGAGGAGGGCGAGGGGTATCTGCGGGTCGACGCGGAGGTGATCCGCACGGGCCGCGAGAAAACGCTGGTGGATCGCTTCACCCACAGGAGCGGGGAGGTGCACCACATGCAGACGACGAAGCGGCCGATCCAGCGGCGCTCGGGGGAGGTCCAGGTGCTGGGCTTCTGCATCGACATCACCGAGCGGTACCGCGCCGAGCAGGCCCGAGACGAGGCCGTGCGCGAGCTGTCGGCCGCGGTGGAACAGGCGAAGCGCGAGGCCGAGGAGAAGGCGGCGCTGGCCGCGGAGCTGGACCGAAGGCTGGCGGTGATCCAGACGCAGAACCTGGAGATCATGACGCTGTCCGCGCCGATCCTGGAGATGGGGGCGTCCGCGATCGGGGTGCCGCTCGTGGGCGAGCTGGACGCACAGCGGACGGCGGCGCTGACGGAGCGGCTGCTGCGGACCATCACCGATCACCAGGTGCAGCACGTGATCCTGGATCTGACGGGGATCGAGACGGTGGACACGAGCACGGCAGGGCGGCTCATCGGGATCGTGCGGACGATCGGCCTGCTGGGCGCGCAGGCGGTGATCACCGGGATCAGGCCGGCCGTGGCGCAGACGCTGGTGACCCTTGGCGCCGATCTCTCCGGGGTGGTCACGCAGGCGACGCCACGGGCAGCGCTGCGGGCACTGGAGCGACAGCGTCACTGA
- a CDS encoding serine/threonine-protein kinase, with protein sequence MKTLDAHMPGEEPPRSSMRGGPGRTVGGRYLLLERIGQGAAGEVWRALDTRLRSQVALKLLIPKYLPGEELTRLRFRFEAQVEARLAGRTTHVVAAHDTGHDPFLGSYMVMEYVQGRTLREHLNKYGPMTVDETLTLFEQVAEALGVAHQDSIIHRDLKPSNLLLVDGPGDRIRVKVADFGLAKGLRPDLSMDLPPRTAYGTILGTLSYMSPEQLQGLPVNEQADLWSLAVIVYEALTGLSPFRGDTPSKVLTKLLLQTAPSPSLLRNSLPYGLDGWFAIAFAPEPHRRFRSVQQMLEAFRLAITTRSACETTASQKLRRARNTSWIGTTLLAGAVIMAVGCTAAMVLHDGAHEAEGAPMEPSRRGHDTSGAMVGAQGTPSPEPKRSQHAGTTSQREGHEVSPAHTWTLTDAPAMVDAALAPESEAPRQITPARRSVQPRSGTTAAPRRGALESDKSALF encoded by the coding sequence GTGAAGACGCTGGACGCACACATGCCCGGGGAGGAGCCGCCACGCTCGTCGATGCGCGGCGGTCCGGGGCGGACGGTGGGCGGGCGCTACCTGCTCCTCGAGCGGATCGGTCAAGGCGCCGCAGGTGAGGTGTGGCGCGCGCTCGACACGCGACTCCGCTCCCAGGTCGCCCTGAAGCTGCTCATCCCGAAGTACCTGCCAGGCGAGGAGCTCACCCGGCTGCGCTTCCGGTTCGAGGCGCAGGTCGAGGCGAGGCTCGCGGGTCGGACGACCCACGTCGTGGCAGCACACGACACGGGACATGACCCCTTCCTGGGCTCGTACATGGTGATGGAGTACGTCCAGGGTCGGACGCTGCGCGAGCACCTCAACAAGTACGGCCCGATGACGGTGGACGAAACGCTCACGCTGTTCGAGCAGGTCGCAGAAGCGCTCGGCGTCGCGCACCAGGACAGCATCATTCACCGCGATCTGAAGCCGTCCAATCTCCTCCTCGTGGACGGCCCCGGGGATCGGATCCGCGTGAAGGTGGCCGACTTCGGGCTCGCCAAAGGGTTGCGGCCGGACCTGTCGATGGATCTCCCGCCGCGCACGGCCTACGGCACCATCCTCGGGACGCTCTCGTACATGAGCCCGGAGCAGCTCCAGGGTCTCCCGGTCAACGAGCAGGCGGATCTCTGGTCGCTGGCGGTGATCGTCTACGAGGCGCTCACCGGGCTCTCGCCGTTCCGAGGGGACACGCCGTCCAAGGTGCTCACCAAGCTGTTGCTGCAAACGGCGCCGTCGCCGTCGCTGCTGCGGAACTCGCTTCCTTACGGGCTCGACGGGTGGTTCGCCATCGCGTTCGCCCCCGAGCCGCATCGGCGTTTCCGCTCGGTCCAGCAGATGCTGGAGGCGTTCCGTCTGGCGATCACGACCCGATCCGCGTGCGAGACGACGGCCTCGCAGAAGCTCCGGAGAGCGCGGAACACGAGCTGGATCGGCACGACGCTGCTCGCCGGCGCAGTGATCATGGCGGTGGGTTGCACGGCGGCGATGGTGCTGCACGACGGAGCGCACGAGGCGGAAGGTGCGCCGATGGAGCCGTCCAGGAGAGGACACGACACGTCGGGGGCGATGGTCGGCGCGCAAGGGACGCCATCACCCGAGCCGAAGCGCTCGCAGCATGCAGGGACCACCAGCCAGCGAGAAGGACACGAGGTGTCCCCGGCGCATACCTGGACCTTGACCGACGCTCCCGCGATGGTCGACGCCGCCCTCGCTCCGGAGTCCGAGGCGCCTCGGCAGATCACGCCTGCCCGACGAAGTGTGCAGCCGCGGTCCGGTACGACGGCCGCTCCTCGCCGTGGTGCGCTGGAGAGTGACAAGAGCGCGCTGTTTTGA